Proteins encoded in a region of the Elusimicrobiota bacterium genome:
- a CDS encoding M6 family metalloprotease domain-containing protein → MKKYFIVLLFFVIFLSADFLFAAPPINWEWRKENPNIANTERTMTAEQLKSLEKVGAVRAPGKLGLTPPTTKQIIVVRVQFSDKFFLKDMAAGKTDAEVFFQQMRDYFGENSYTLFTASATVSASTYTLSAISNYNHETDADYQRLLTDTVNISSGDINYALYDHIMIFHAGQGQEMHGTSEDIWSAFYPMNFSVNGKSFNGFTVVPELAPVGTSPLGVICHEYGHQLGLPDIYDTSVLGGKSVCGTWTLMDYPYGVDNTGINPPHLDPWCKNYLGFLDLSSRIGSTANSALTWNSIETSQPLGFYKLPIEVASSSEYFVAEYRNTTAAGAVYDKKIPGTGLVIWHIDDAIASNTTRLSNNDINSGKPHLGIDLVEANGSFVAPGQASNAFVSGDNFTTPLSNSFEGIESGISIAGILITGGSASGTLAMISAESGLNLKKLINYPNPAGIGYSHPRSSLGIITTIVLKASRPPRELELTLYDLAGEKIKSVTKDKIALKVDKSKDYNWFYEYDWDGKNEDGKNVAPGIYLYRIKADNETSVGKLAIVR, encoded by the coding sequence ATGAAAAAATATTTTATAGTATTATTGTTTTTCGTTATTTTTCTTTCAGCAGATTTTCTTTTTGCCGCGCCTCCGATAAATTGGGAATGGAGAAAAGAAAACCCTAATATTGCAAACACTGAAAGGACAATGACGGCAGAGCAATTGAAGTCTCTTGAAAAAGTTGGCGCCGTGAGAGCCCCCGGAAAACTTGGGTTAACACCTCCAACAACAAAGCAAATCATTGTTGTGAGGGTTCAGTTTTCGGATAAGTTTTTTCTTAAGGACATGGCAGCCGGAAAAACCGATGCTGAAGTTTTTTTTCAACAAATGAGAGACTATTTTGGCGAAAATTCTTATACACTTTTTACGGCTTCTGCGACCGTCAGCGCAAGCACCTATACTCTTTCTGCAATCAGTAATTATAACCATGAAACCGACGCAGATTATCAAAGACTTTTAACGGATACGGTTAATATTTCATCGGGAGATATTAACTATGCCCTATATGATCATATTATGATTTTTCATGCCGGACAAGGACAAGAAATGCATGGCACATCTGAAGATATATGGTCGGCTTTTTATCCAATGAACTTTTCGGTAAACGGTAAATCGTTTAACGGTTTTACTGTTGTTCCTGAACTTGCCCCCGTTGGGACAAGCCCTCTAGGAGTTATCTGCCATGAGTACGGCCACCAGCTTGGACTGCCGGATATTTACGATACTTCAGTTTTGGGCGGAAAAAGCGTTTGCGGCACATGGACTTTGATGGATTATCCATACGGTGTAGATAATACGGGAATCAATCCTCCTCATCTTGACCCCTGGTGTAAAAATTATCTGGGATTTCTTGATTTGTCGTCTCGTATCGGATCTACGGCAAACAGCGCTTTAACCTGGAATTCTATTGAAACATCACAACCGCTGGGTTTTTACAAATTGCCTATTGAAGTTGCATCCTCTTCAGAATATTTTGTTGCTGAATACAGAAATACCACCGCAGCGGGAGCGGTATATGATAAGAAAATACCCGGGACAGGCCTTGTTATATGGCATATAGACGATGCTATTGCTTCAAATACTACACGCCTGTCAAATAACGATATAAATTCCGGGAAACCTCACTTGGGGATTGATCTTGTTGAGGCTAACGGAAGTTTTGTTGCGCCGGGGCAGGCTTCAAATGCCTTTGTTTCAGGAGATAATTTTACTACTCCTTTGTCTAACAGTTTTGAGGGGATTGAATCGGGTATTTCAATTGCGGGGATTTTGATTACCGGCGGATCTGCAAGCGGAACTCTGGCAATGATATCGGCTGAGTCGGGACTAAACTTAAAAAAACTTATTAACTATCCTAATCCCGCGGGGATAGGGTATTCTCATCCGAGGAGCTCCCTTGGCATAATTACAACAATCGTACTAAAAGCTTCGCGCCCTCCGCGGGAACTGGAGTTGACTTTATATGATCTTGCGGGCGAGAAAATAAAATCTGTAACTAAAGACAAAATAGCATTGAAAGTTGATAAATCAAAAGATTATAACTGGTTTTATGAGTACGATTGGGACGGAAAAAATGAAGACGGGAAAAACGTTGCTCCGGGGATATATTTATACCGCATAAAAGCTGATAATGAAACAAGTGTCGGAAAACTCGCTATTGTCCGTTGA
- a CDS encoding LptF/LptG family permease: protein MKLIYVYLIKEFLKPLFFSSAVFGILVVISEFFRNLTFYLEQKSSFFEVFKFLFLNLPWWSIQVLPVSVFLAVLFSLGEFARHGEITALKAAGINLWRIISMFLFCGLIIGLLDLSLREIVIPHTSRAADKILIEKIHRERPRSRTEFYDLVVSLPRNGRMTIGYLNTKDDYIKKGVIDFFDPQFNLIKQIVFESAYYKNRQWYFSNGVERIFKEGGFNENYFQEKILVLYVKPEDFVLDDIRPEQKTTRYYKNYIRQLETLGIPSENERIQFNLRFSSIFSYLIAMLIGIPFAVSVSKRFGKILSFIFALIFGFIYWAFQAVGQSMGQNKVISPFIAAWLSNIIFGLVGFYLLSKVRK, encoded by the coding sequence ATGAAGCTTATTTATGTTTATTTAATAAAAGAATTTCTTAAACCTCTGTTTTTTAGTTCAGCGGTTTTCGGAATTCTTGTCGTTATTTCTGAATTTTTTAGGAATTTAACTTTTTACCTTGAACAAAAATCATCATTTTTTGAGGTTTTTAAATTTCTTTTTCTTAATCTTCCTTGGTGGAGTATTCAAGTCCTCCCTGTTTCAGTTTTTCTTGCAGTCTTATTTTCTCTGGGGGAGTTTGCCCGTCACGGAGAAATTACCGCTTTAAAAGCAGCCGGAATAAACCTATGGCGAATAATATCAATGTTTCTTTTCTGCGGATTAATTATCGGGCTTTTAGATTTATCTTTGAGGGAAATTGTAATTCCTCACACATCAAGAGCTGCGGATAAAATTTTGATTGAAAAGATTCATCGTGAAAGGCCTAGAAGCAGGACGGAATTTTACGATCTCGTTGTTTCCCTGCCAAGAAACGGGCGAATGACGATAGGTTATCTCAACACTAAAGATGATTACATTAAAAAGGGAGTAATAGATTTTTTTGATCCGCAATTCAATTTAATAAAACAGATTGTTTTTGAATCAGCGTATTACAAAAATAGGCAGTGGTATTTTTCCAACGGTGTAGAAAGGATTTTCAAAGAAGGCGGTTTCAATGAAAATTATTTTCAGGAAAAGATTCTAGTCCTTTATGTAAAACCCGAAGATTTTGTTTTGGATGATATCCGCCCAGAACAGAAAACTACCCGCTATTACAAAAATTATATAAGGCAGCTGGAAACTCTCGGCATTCCGTCAGAAAATGAACGAATCCAGTTTAATCTAAGGTTTTCATCCATATTCAGCTATCTGATTGCAATGTTAATCGGAATTCCTTTTGCAGTTTCTGTTTCAAAAAGATTTGGAAAAATCTTGAGTTTTATTTTTGCGCTGATTTTTGGATTTATTTATTGGGCATTTCAGGCGGTAGGCCAATCTATGGGGCAGAATAAGGTTATTTCCCCATTTATTGCTGCTTGGCTTTCAAACATAATCTTTGGATTAGTAGGATTTTATTTGCTGAGTAAGGTGCGGAAGTGA